Part of the Poecilia reticulata strain Guanapo linkage group LG2, Guppy_female_1.0+MT, whole genome shotgun sequence genome is shown below.
TGATGGTCAAGGTGGAGTCAGTTTTATCACTTCTGCACATCATTTTCCTGGAGATTCAGTTCTGATCACCAAGAGTTAAACAGATCACATCTCAACATTAagatgctaaaataaaacaaaatcaggtCCAGAACACTTTTCttccttaaaaaagaaaatcataaaacactCAGCAATGTCAACAATGAAGCCAAAGCATTGCTGCAGCAGGTTATCCTGACATCCGTCTGTTAGTCCATCCCCGGGTCGATTCTGTTCCTAATGAACTGTGTCGAAGCTCCTAGTTCGCAAAAATGACCAACTTTCTGAATCCTGTTTTGAAAAAGTAGTATTTAcatattaatttaacatttgtttgcatatttcatGAAATAATTCACacaatttttgacatttgttgaTACATTTCAGCAGAAAACGGTTTTCAGAAGaattaaaaactgcaacagatATTCACTTTTATAACTTATaggcaacaaaagaaaagctttaagatgtttttcaaTCCAAGGACATATGAccatgatttattattatttcagcttCAACCTTACGTgctaaacatacatttttaacaggAAGCCTGCACTGGTGGCagtaaaatccatccatccatccattttctttcacccttgtccctcagtggggtcgggagggttgctggtgcccatctccagctaacgttccgggcgagaggtggggtcaccctggacRggtcgccagtctgtcgcagggcaacacagagacacacaggacaaacaaccatgcacacacacactcacacctaggggcaatttggagaggccaattaacctaacagtcatgtttttttttggactgtgggaggaaaccggagtacctggagaaaacccacgcatgcacagggagaacatgcaaactccatgcagaaagaccccaggccgggaatcgaacccagaaccttcttgctgcaaggcaacagctctaccaactgcgccactgtgcagccgcagTAAAAtccataatattttattaaagtacgtaataaatgtgattaaaatattttgtttcggtttttttataccttttatATATGATCTTCATACATGATATATCACTTCCTTTCTTTTGAATAATGGATGTCAAACCACAAATTAGAAGAGCATCGGCTCTGCAATAAGtagttttgaggaaaaaaaagcaagaattaGTGATATGATGTAAACTTGYGTAACAAAGAGCAATGGGTGAAAATACTGTGCAGTACAACAATAAGGAACATCTGTTCAGCCTGATTTCATGAACCTGTCGCTCTGTTTGCCTGAGAATGAACAGCCTGTCACTGGAGATCTCCGATGGAATCACCAATTTAATTAGACAAACAACATATTTCATTTCTAAACTCACCTCCGGGTCCACCATCACCGGCCACGCCTTTATTCTTTCGTCAAGTCCTGATTCTGCAGCGTTACACAATGAAACACATTAgttcaaagttgttgtttttttttttatataatctgTAGAGTAGCTTTTTGTGGCTGTGGTGACATTTTTGCAGAAACTAATTGCTTACGTGTCGGGTGTCAATCAGACTCAGTGTGGAGGCTGGATTAGTCAGACGGAGGCGTCTCATGCATTTTACTGCTGGTTTTAATCTTCAGGTCCGACAGCAAGTGAAGGAGGGTCATCAGGGTTCCTCTGTGTGCTTRCCGAACTCATTTGAAGAGTAAATCAAAACCTACTTCAGATCTGAAAGATGCTTGAGGTCAGATGCTTTTAAGTTTACTTAACTTGGGGAACGAGGAACTCATTTATCCATGCTGCTGTTTTACTGATTAGTTCATTCAGAtcaaacaaaatctgatttggaATGATTTATTGAAACCGGATAGATgcttaattattaataaacattGTCTAGTTTTAGAAAAGGATGTCACGTTTAAGGCATTGAATCTTTTCCTAATTTCAGAAGAAGCTTTCTgacttttttgtgttgttgtggATGTCAGTCACAACAAACGGATCAGTGACATCAATTCAGTGAGTTGATGTCATTTTCCTTATACAGTTCAGTCCAGCGGTTCCTaaacttctttttattaaaaaggtgaaataaaactaTAGCAAGTAGAGATGTGGTGGATGCTGCAGGACGTCCTAGTGGATGACAAAATAATCCACGCAAAAACCCATTGttgataataataaatattgttatGGTGTGTTCATATTTCAGTGATGCTCTATCAATGTGTGATGGATCAGTGGCTcctgttctgctgcttcttgCGATTGAAACATAAATATCAACAGCAAACATTGGCAAAATGgatcattttggttttgtttacaaaTCCATAAAAACAGCCAACAGAGCGCCATCTTCAAAGCTTGTAGCTACAGAACTTATGATAGATGCTTATTGAAAAACTGACAGGTACAAAGTACAGCTGGTAACAGTCACTGTGTGAACAGGAGGAACGAATCCCTATCACcgaaataaattgtattttcatttattaaaaataatctttagttttatgcttttttccCGCCAACTGTAAAAGACTTATGAGACATTGCATATataataatttctttctttttttgtttccattttctcctAGTTTCCTCTGGAGACTCTTTGTTATTTCCTCTAACAGCTCTCAACTGGTTAATATATTCTAAATATGGATTAGATTTTCCTCTATGGACATATTTTGATGTCAACATTTCGGTCATTTCTTCATTTGgtgtaaacaaaaaatctatTATAAAAACTTTCTGCCCCTAACTTCATATCAAAATATTGTCAAAACAAACCGTTGAAAGTCCCACTAGTTCAGCAAATTTAATCAACTTTTATCCAGATTTTATGGCAGCAGCTTCTTTATGCAGACATCTTTATCACCTGCCACATTTAAACAGAGTGAagagtctttatttattttaaaggacattttatttagcagaaTTGCACCAGTTGTTACACTGTAATAAACTGTCAGCCTGTGCAGGATGTTTCCCACCGTTTCACCTGCTGATTGATACAAAACAGAGCAGTAGAAGaaggaaagcaaagaaaataaaaactatgttaGCAACGTCGgatttgcaatgttttttttttttgtttgtctgtttatgGGTCGAATGCACAGCTTTTCACCATCTGTCTCTGAAGTGATTAAAAAaccaatatatttttaaatacttattttgGTCCAAGCTcatcaaaatattacatttttgtttgctgctgttcatatttatttagctaTGGAGAAAAATCAGCAGAGACGAAACCCTAAAATAATCCTACACGTTGATAgtaatttctttgtttactCTCTGGGCAGATGAACTATCAGGTCAGTTATAAATGATCTATAGATGCTATAAATACTGGGCTCCCTGCAGTTTACCGCCCCGTCGGCGGGATGAAAGCTCTAAAAGCAGATTCAGTCATTGCAGCAAACTTCACCACGTTAGAAACGCTCTGGGTTTTAATAATGCAGAAACCATCTGCTCTTTCTGTCTACGGAAAACTTCTGTCAAGTCTTTTTATTACGAGTAATTAAAGTTGGCTTTGTCTCAgtatttaagctaaatatttagtatttataaGCTCCAGGAAAGCCCAAAATCATCTCCACGAGGCCAGAAACAAAGATTCACTggtaaacattaaaatatgcattcttttaatttatcagcATGTCGCCTCAGAGCGCCAGCGCAGTAAAGAACAGAGGAGCAGCTCTGGGCGTCCCGGCGCAGGAGGGCAGTGAGGGAGAGGCCAACAGCTTGTGCCCCTGAGAGAAATGACAAATCATTAGCTCTGGTCCAGGAGTAAATGGGAGCCACACTCCTCCAAGGCCCACATTTCCATTTCAATTTTCTGCTCAACAGAGTTGATGTATGTGGCGAATCAAACAGCAAGACCAGTCTCCACCTCGGCCGGCTCGAGCCTCCTGATATTCACCGGTTAGAgtatggatgtgtgtgtgtgtgtgtgtgtgtgtgtgtgtgtgtgtgtgtgtgtgtgtgtgtgtgtgtgtgtgtgtgtgcgtgtgtgcgtgtgtgtgtaggtgtttTCTCAGGTGATAACACCAACAGACTATAAGTATAAAGGAAACACAGCGTctctgtgtaaaatgttttaccaaaagaaaaagaaaatcactttgTCCGTTGAGGTGCTTCATGTGATTTGATGCAAGTTGAGTTTAACTGTGGGCCGACCATCATATAGATGCTATAAACACTAGACGTTGTTTAATGCATCATACAGCATTGAACAACATTCTGCAGAAACAACTCCTCTGCACTGAGAAACTTTGTGATGACTGAAAATTTCATGAAGAGTTTTGACAGTACTGCCAGTACCACGAGCTTCACTTGGCTGATGTAAGGAactgttgaaatgtttaataaatcagGAACATGCATAGATAATAAgtgtaaaaaatttaaagtctGAACACAGATGGATGCTGTCAACGCAAAAGGACATAATGAGCTGCAGTGGGACCACAGCAAGTTCACAAGTAATAATGCTGCtgataaaacagcattttgagGCACCTGAGAATATATGATTTAGTTCCTACAGAACCAGTCTTAGTCATTAGAAATATGACTGTAAATCTGGCTATAAACTAGTcagaaaggaaacagaaaatagaCTAAATACTCACTTTTAATAATCTTATATTCATTTGTCCATTCTACTGATAAAGCATCAAATATTTCCTTGAATCTGACTCTAATTTTTGCACATTACAATCAGCTAAGCTAACTTACAAACGCAGTATTGTCATGTGGTGACAGTTGAAAGGAACAACTCCAGATAGAGCTAATCGCAAAAGCAGAAATGCCTGGGTCCAGGGAAACATGGAGAGTACACAAAGATtatggtaaaaaacaaaaaaatgaagctcCATCCATCACATAGTTGTAAAATGACATGCAGAATCAAAGACGTTCTTTccgagagaaagaaaaacaaagaaagtacagaaagtttttgacttAGTCCAAGAAAAAGACAGATGTGACATTGATGAGTGTCcaggaaagagacagaaataaactaaTCACCAGAGCAGAGGACTTTCTATGAGTTTctataaaaccaaaaatgtataCAGAGTTAATTGAAGCAATGTCAGGGAAGAAGACACGACTAAACACAGAGGAAGAAGTTTTTCCAGTTGAGTGTCATTACCTCAAACTCACAGGAGCAGATGGATAACGGCTCATTTAGGCCTGATTAAAAGGTTTTACTCAATTGGAAGTTcattagggttttttttaatccacttcaggagtaaaaaaaaaaaaacccatctgtAGAAAATCCAACTCGTTTTGAAGAAAATTTGAAGAGATTAAAAAAGACATGCTAGAATTTTTATTATGtactgcaaacagaaataataattgttttaagtgtattttaaaCATGTACGACACATGCTTACACATAgtctaatatataaaaaattcatTTGACGTGAAGAAACACGGTGTTGCTAAAAAGTTGACTTCCCATCAGTGCAGCCGTTTGGTAATTGCTAAACCATCTCTGTGGCACGGTGATACTTTGCAATTTACTCAGCGGTAATCCCGAGTGCCGCTGTGTGTGAGAGGAGAGCAGATAGGCTAAGTACGGAGGAGAAAAGTGTCAAGAGGAGACGCAGATTGAGCTTATCTGTGCGCTCAGGCCTTCCTTTGTCAGAACAGCTCCTTTACTGATGAAGGCTCTTTGAACCTGacagaataattaaaatcaaagagaaaaaagctgACATTTGCAATTTGACCTGTCTGACTTACAAGGCAAAATTGGCACCGTTTCCTGCAGATTGCATTATAATAGCATTCTGCCCccgtgtgagcgtgtgtgtgaggaaagtttgtgtttgtgtgtgcatgtgtgtactGTACATATTGGTTCAATGCAGTGTATATTCAAGAGTGTGTGGGAAGGAATAAAAGAGTAAGTTTATGGCATATTACCCAGTCATTTCTTCATTAAGGAGCTGTTTTCCGGTAAGCGGGCGCTATTTGAATAGCTAAATTGTCCGAGCAATGTGCAAACAAGAACTAATAGCCCAGTGTCCTTGTCACTGGCAAAGTCAAAGTAAAGATCTCTAAACTTAGGTGAGTTTGACGGTTTGGTCTGTGAgaatatttctgtaaatgtgaaGCTTCTTGCCTTGAATTTGATGTCCACATGTGGGCAACAGACCAATTTAttgtctggttttaaaatggaaacattttagaaCCATCAGAGCAAAAAAGATAGAAAGTATGGGAATCATAATCTGTTTTTTCGTTGTTTtatcaaagaagaaaatattaaaaacccTTTTCTGCACCAAAAAGGGATTTCTCTTTAAAGTGAATACCATATATGAATRATGATATAAAATCTCATGTACAACAGCTGTATAAAGAAAATGGACTGTTCACTTCATCATGTTGTAGGTCTAATGGATACACATTGTGTTGTTAATACAGCTAAAGGATGCAGTGACTTTTGCTGATAAGATCATCTGGACAGGAAATGCTGACCAGCAGGAAGTAAACTGGACAACTGTAAATCTGGGTTTATAGTCATTTGTGCAAACGAAGACCAAATACTGTACAGCAGATGGTCATAGTTTTCATCAGGCccagatttctgttttaaaaatcgTTTCTATTGGTCTTGTGTAAAAAGTTCTGTGACATTGaatttggggattttatttGCTAATTATCAGAactaacataaataaatgatataaaTATATTGCTCTGTTTGGAATTAATCAATATAACATATGAACTTtacgttttaaattaaattcgagaaattaattaactttttaaggATATTCAGATTTATAGGAATGTAATTGTTTGTAAAGTTTTYATATACGCCACACTGTGCGGCTACCACATCAAACATGTTACATGAACAAACTTGGCCTCCAGCCACGTTTTTCCCGCTTGAATAACAATTCCTTAAACAGCGCCAAGTAAATGAGGTATTATTCATTTTCTCCAAGTGGTATGACAGCTTTGGGAAGATTTGGAGGCATCATTTCTCTCCCAGAACACTGAAACAGCAGCGCCGAGAACACAGGGAGGGAATTGTCAGACCTGAGATGCCagagcagaaaacacatttgttatGAATCCAGCAGTGCGCGCAAACGAAACCTATTGGAAAAGAACAGAGGGAGGCAGTGTTTAAAAAATCTGGAGAGGTCCGTCTTGAGATTTTTTAAACAGCATGAAGAAAGGACAACTGCTCCGCGGGCTCTGTTATAGAGTTCAGAATGATAAGACAGAGGATATGTTGTGTTAGTTAATACACATTATTAATCGTATGTGATAAAAAGGGAATAAATGACAGAGCCTCAGTATTTCACTCTCATACTACAAACAGTTGGCTTTACAGGAAGGACCATCAGGGCCGGTCTTCACTCCAACCAGGAGTTGAACATGTCTACGGGCAGCTAACgcctctgcagaccccacacattctggacacaaactgtATAGACGTTTACCTTCAGCTTGGCACTACAAAAAGCTGCTTACAAAAAAAGCTGCTTACCAAAGTTTCTTCCCTCCAGGCTGTCAAAGTGGTCAGATTTATACCATACGTAATGGAAAAGAAATGGTTAATAGGTGATTAAAAAAGCTAATATAACCTTGCTTTGCTCATAAAAATactaattcagaaaaaaaatactaactcagaaaaaaaaggcaaggaCATCAGACCTGGTAATAGATTTTCTACCTTTAATTAAATCTACCTCAGTCAGTCCTGTAGTGTTGCAGGCATCTACCGCCGCTGACATCAGTCTGTGGAAGGTTTTCAACGCCCCTCAATGCAGAATGTTACTGCAGTCATTTCTGCACACCTGACCATATGGTACCAATCAGACAGGCGTCATGAAGCCCCATTTGACTAGAATATTCAAGCAGCTTTATAAATGAGATTTTCTAAACCTAAACTGTCATGTTTGCAATTCATTTGAACCAGAGATCAGCAACATTTACAAGCCTAAGAgacatttttgctttcattcCAGGTAAACACAATTTGCTTGGAGTCACAAAGGCAATAGACAAAAGAAATGTCTTCATAAAAATATCCTGTTAGTGTCattctttaaagaaatattatgCATGGAAATGTTAAACCAAGCTTTTACTAATTATGgtacatttgcattttaaacattaaatttgttAGCATTTTTGGTCAAGCTTCTCAAGAACCACATGTGgctccagagctgcaggttgcagagCTCTGATCTGCATTAAGGTTTTACCTATTAAAACTGAGTGAAACTTATAGCgttcttttgatttttgttaatattacATTGAAAGCATTCGATCTCTAAAATGTCTTCATATTATCTACTTTAACCAGCTATATCACACTGCCACCTAGTGTTGGAGAAATGCCAATATccataaaactaaaatctgttttctagATTCCGTGAAGTGAGAATTCATTGTTTCCTTGTTATTATCAAAATGAAgctaaagatattttattaatctttacTAACTCctatttcagttttagtttcacttaTAAACTCTCAGAGCTTTAAATGCTGTAAAtgtgcctttttcttttattaacagcccttaaaaaataaaattttaagatttcaatgcgagtaaataaaataaagttgaagCTTTAGATTcaaattgcatttatttcaacGTGGTTAAAGACACAACAACACATTGCACAGAACTtgacatttgaagttgtttttccacttttttctgAGGTATGCAGCCATTTTTCGACATAAAAAAGTACTACTGCAGAACAGCAACCGAAATATTACaaatgcatgaataaaataacCATTGCTTCTCCTTAGTGTTGGTTTAAGTGAGCTCTAAAAGACCGTGTAACAGTTCAAGTGCTGGTCTTTCTGCAGGAGCATCCACCTGGTAGAAGCGGAGCTGCGTCAGAGTTCATTGTGCAGCAGGAGTTTGACTTTCTTCATGTTTGCTGCCACTGCCAAAGAACAGAGGAcaggaacaaaaacatcagagctCCGATACTGAGCTGCCAACAGGGCAGTTCATTAATTCAAGCTGCAGCTACATCTGCTGTGTAACAGTTTGTAATAATCCACATTTATTGGAGACTGCACCCTTTCAACAGGAGGTTTGGTTTGTTAAAACACAATGTCAATGAACAGCTAACTCCAGCCAGTTTGAGTGTGAAATAGTTTTCTCAACATTGCCACTCTGAACTAAACTATTGCATcactttttattcctttttaacaacccttggaaaaaaatttataagTTTTTTTCTGGAGTCTTTACTATCAATCGCCCACTTTCACTTAAGTTCAAGCTACTACAGCGAAATATCTACATGTGGATTCCTTTGGACAACAAAGAAtatgattttaacattttcctgtgtaatttgaaaaagcaaaatatacaCTCAAAGTTTTTGCCTAAACAGTTATCTCATAATATTTCAACCTGCATGGTGTCCATGTAAAGATTACTTGACAGATTGGACATAGGGATTCTCCTTGCATGTTTTTGCCCTATTAAACAACACCAAGCAGTGTCAAAGTGAGAGCTAACAGCCACTCACAGAGCTCCATGTCATCYGGGCCGTAGGTGTAGAGGCGGTCTCCGAATTTCCCCACAATATCTGCRCGCACAGTGTGAGACGGATCTGCAGAATGACACAAATGATCAGCTAAAGATACAGGCCTGGTTTATGTgacctctgttttcttttgataaatAGCTTAGAATTGCAGTTAGAAGAACATGGTAATAATATAtgataatatataataataacatGGTAATTTTGCTAAAAGACTGGGATAAAATACTATAAACGTACTTTTTGATTGGTTCtcttaatgttttaaagtgttttaagttGGAAGCAAGACTAAAAGCCACTAAAATTGTYAAAGtctcaaatattttagtaagaTGTTGATGTATACATTGAAATTGAAATATCTTTGCAGACTACGCACTGAAGCATGAATATGTCAGAGCCACTCAGAGGATTTCTGCATTTGCAAATCCAGTTTTATCCAACATTTWggttgtggggaaaaaagtaaaaggaaacattttccMCCAGAATTTATccataaaatatcaaaacaacttaaaatggATATAMTGTATTCTTCTCACTGACAWTCATGYACTCTGTGTTATGATCATATTTAATTAGGCATAAAATCCCTCTCTGATGTTTACTTCTAATTTTCTCAGAGCTGCAATTAACATCACTGATTCATATTATAATAATTGATGGGAGTATTTACCAACAAAGAGGATTCTGGGAACATAATAGCCATCAGGAGCCAGATGCTTGTCCCCGGTTTCCTCCTGTAGAAGAACAATAATCACAACAATTATAATAACCGCCaataataaatgtgttaatttacACAGAGCCAAAATAGAGCGTGAAGCCATTGCGCTTACAGTACGTACCTAAATAAACATTAACACTAATCTGAATAGATTTTCCAAAATTTCGCATTAATAATAACATATCTAGAAGTGTCATGACCAATRATATTTTTTATACAMCATMATTKCTCCTTAGAGTACGTATAATGTTTTACTTACCACCAGGTTAAGCATGATGAAGTCATCCTTGGCCATTTTCTGGATGGATTTATGAGCAACAAATGCCCCCTTCAGAGCTgttaaaataattagatttagTCTGAGAAATTTAACTGGATATGATATGATagtaatgacaaaaataacaataaataaaatccacattttacagaacattttttaaaatacactaacctataaatgtaaatgtatgaCAGTTGAATTTAAATGTACAGTGCTCTACACGCTTTTGGGCAttcctggtaaagatgtgtaaaaaagaaaacYCTGAATTAATTGTGCAATGCCCAGATTTATGGGTATGCACAACCAATTAACATGTTACAGTGCTGTGGGAAATCAGTGTTTCTGGGAACTTTGTTAAAATCTAGGGCATCTAAGGAGATTCTAAATAAAAGTCCGCTCAATTCAgctagaaaactgaaaatgaggtCATGACTGGGTCTTTTAGTAGGATAATGATccaaaaaatggacaaattaaCATAGAAATGGCTCATTTGACATAAAATCAACCTTCTTTCATAGAGATCTCAGTCCTTAGTCCTAAATCCTTTACAAAATACTGAGATGAGATGAAGAAAATACAGTAGAGGACCCAAGTCTCTGGACAATCAAGAGAAAGAAATTCCTCAAAGMCCYTTCTCTCCATTAGGAGAAACAGTTACAGAAGACTRARAGCTTTCCTGGTAGGTCTGTCAGTACTTTGTACAACAAAATCTGGTGTTTCTATCTTAACGTAGGATTAAGGATGCCAATAGAAGYGTAGTTCAAAGAACARAACTGAGAGCCAGCTCTGCTCTGTTGTTGAGACTTCTACCGAGCTCGCCTCCAGAAAACCAACTGAGTGATTTATGACTAGAAATCCAACAYACTTCATTACCGACACTGCAGGGAATCAGGGACACAAGCTGAACTCCCCGTGAAGTCAAAGTAGCCACAATAACAGAGGGTGTGCAGATCTGCATCTATAcgtgtaatttatttatttttttcattgaactAAACCAAAGTTCTACAGTACCTTTACTGTGTGGGCAGTTGTCTAGATGATGAATGACCATCAGTGGTTTCTGACTGCgaaaataaaaccagtgaaTCAACT
Proteins encoded:
- the agr1 gene encoding anterior gradient 1; this encodes MLSRGRGAMLRWVVLALFISLCAIAEAQNKKAKTATPPPSRGWGKNIKWVKSYEEGLAESAKSQKPLMVIHHLDNCPHSKALKGAFVAHKSIQKMAKDDFIMLNLVEETGDKHLAPDGYYVPRILFVDPSHTVRADIVGKFGDRLYTYGPDDMELLAANMKKVKLLLHNEL